The following are encoded together in the Conger conger chromosome 11, fConCon1.1, whole genome shotgun sequence genome:
- the fzd10 gene encoding frizzled-10: MPSSVKLSFFRLLVAFLVGGCAAISSIDPDRPGEGRCQQIVIPLCKDIGYNMTRMPNLMGHEDQGEAAIKLHEFAPLIEFGCHSHLKFFLCSLYAPMCTEQVSAPIPACRVMCEQARLKCSPIMEQFSFRWPDSLDCSRLPNKNDPNYLCMEAPNNGTDDPPKGAHTQPPDFRPQRPNSGQEFQIKDSSSREACSNPGKFHYVHKSESCAPRCHSKVDVFWSQGDKQFSLIWIAIWSILCFISSSFTVLTFLIDPQRFKYPERPIIFLSMSYCVYSLGYLIRLFVGAEKIACDRDNGVDYIIQEGLESTGCTIVFLILYYFGMASSLWWVILTLTWFLAAGKKWGHEAIEANSSYFHLAAWAIPAVKTIMILVMRKVAGDELTGVCYVGSMDVKALTGFVLIPLSCYLIIGTSFLLSGFVALFHIRKIMKTEGENTDKLEKLMVRIGVFSVLYTVPATCVIACYFYERLNMDYWKIVAVEQKCRDSGGAQGSEGCLLSSSIPAVEIFMVKIFMLLVVGITSGMWIWTSKTLQSWQNVFSRKLKKRTRRKPASVFTGSGPCIKPHPPLKGHNTKYEPAGPPPTCV, encoded by the coding sequence ATGCCTTCCTCTGTCAAGCTGAGCTTCTTCCGCCTGCTTGTTGCCTTCCTGGTGGGGGGCTGTGCTGCCATCAGTTCCATAGACCCGGACCGTCCCGGGGAAGGAAGATGCCAGCAAATAGTGATTCCCCTGTGTAAGGACATTGGCTACAACATGACCAGGATGCCCAACCTCATGGGTCATGAGGACCAAGGGGAGGCAGCCATCAAGCTGCACGagtttgccccgctgattgagTTTGGGTGCCACAGCCACCTCAAGTTCTTCCTGTGCTCGCTGTATGCGCCCATGTGCACGGAGCAGGTTTCTGCCCCCATCCCGGCATGCAGGGTGATGTGCGAGCAGGCCAGGCTGAAGTGCTCCCCCATCATGGAGCAGTTCAGCTTCCGCTGGCCAGACTCCTTGGACTGCTCCAGGCTTCCCAACAAGAACGACCCCAACTACCTGTGCATGGAGGCCCCTAACAACGGCACGGATGATCCCCCGAAGGGGGCGCACACCCAGCCGCCAGACTTCAGACCCCAGCGGCCCAACAGCGGCCAGGAGTTCCAGATTAAGGACAGCAGCAGCCGGGAGGCCTGCAGCAACCCAGGCAAGTTCCACTATGTGCATAAGAGCGAGTCGTGCGCCCCCAGGTGCCACAGCAAGGTGGACGTgttctggagccagggtgacAAGCAGTTCTCCCTCATCTGGATCGCCATCTGGTCCATCCTCTGCTTCATCTCCAGCTCCTTCACCGTGCTCACCTTCCTCATCGATCCGCAGCGCTTCAAATACCCCGAGAGGCCCATCATATTTCTGTCCATGTCCTACTGCGTGTACTCCTTGGGGTACCTCATCCGGCTGTTTGTCGGGGCGGAGAAGATAGCCTGCGATAGGGACAATGGTGTTGACTACATCATTCAGGAGGGCCTGGAGAGCACTGGCTGCACCATCGTCTTCCTCATCCTCTACTACTTTGGCATGGCCAGCTCCCTGTGGTGGGTTATCCTCACGCTCACCTGGTTCCTAGCAGCGGGCAAGAAGTGGGGCCACGAGGCAATTGAGGCCAACAGCAGTTATTTCCACTTGGCGGCCTGGGCCATTCCCGCCGTCAAGACCATCATGATCCTGGTGATGAGGAAGGTGGCCGGGGACGAGCTGACGGGGGTTTGCTACGTGGGCAGCATGGACGTGAAGGCCCTGACCGGCTTCGtgctcatccccctctcctgctACCTCATCATCGGGACCTCCTTCCTGCTGTCCGGCTTCGTGGCCCTGTTCCACATCCGGAAGATCATGAAGACGGAGGGGGAGAACACGGACAAGCTGGAGAAGCTCATGGTGCGGATCGGCGTGTTCTCCGTCCTCTACACCGTGCCTGCCACTTGCGTCATCGCCTGCTATTTCTACGAGCGCCTCAACATGGACTACTGGAAGATTGTAGCCGTGGAGCAGAAATGCAGGGACAGCGGGGGGGCCCAGGGCTCGGAGGGGTGCCTCCTGAGCAGCTCCATTCCGGCCGTGGAGATCTTCATGGTGAAGATCTTTATGCTGCTTGTGGTGGGCATCACCAGCGGCATGTGGATCTGGACTTCTAAGACCCTCCAGTCCTGGCAGAATGTTTTCAGCAGGAAGCTGAAGAAGCGGACGAGGAGAAAGCCTGCCAGTGTGTTCACCGGCAGTGGACCCTGCATCAAACCTCACCCTCCCCTCAAAGGCCATAACACTAAGTATGAACCTGCAGGGCCCCCTCCTACGTGTGTTTGA